In Streptomyces dangxiongensis, one DNA window encodes the following:
- the gntD gene encoding guanitoxin biosynthesis L-enduracididine beta-hydroxylase GntD, whose amino-acid sequence MNIRGAFPVAELPLRADDRMPCLELTDAEHTALRDLAEAALDGSHEQPLDRRLDELALLAHEIPLRIRSHLVDFRLTGRPYGGLVLANLPVSEALAGPTPTDYVHEPVSEEAERATALLLLIGSLLGDPVSFVTQQRGRLVLDLFPIKGHEAEQLGSSSTTTLEWHNEDAFHPLRADWILLAGIRNHDRVPTTFATAQDIELEDRVREVLFQERFVILPDESHTAAFNSRTTGLDEESWVAEAFRDIADQQTAPRRTAVLSGDREAPYIRIDPAFMPRSLDSEALEALDAVTAAIDAALRDVVVGPGELLIVDNKRAVHGRRPFAARYDGTDRWLRRINVLADLRRAGGRRFAPHRRALV is encoded by the coding sequence ATGAACATCAGAGGAGCATTTCCCGTCGCGGAACTCCCGCTGCGAGCCGACGACCGCATGCCCTGCCTGGAACTGACGGACGCGGAGCACACCGCCCTGCGGGACCTGGCGGAGGCGGCCCTGGACGGCAGTCACGAACAGCCGCTCGACCGGCGACTCGACGAACTCGCCCTCCTCGCACACGAGATACCCCTGCGCATCCGGTCCCACCTCGTCGACTTCCGGCTCACCGGCCGTCCTTACGGCGGTCTCGTCCTCGCCAACCTGCCCGTGTCCGAGGCCCTGGCCGGGCCGACCCCCACCGACTACGTCCACGAACCGGTCAGCGAAGAGGCCGAACGGGCCACCGCCCTGCTGCTCCTGATCGGCTCGCTCCTCGGCGACCCGGTCTCCTTCGTGACCCAGCAGCGGGGCCGTCTGGTGCTCGACCTGTTCCCGATCAAGGGACATGAGGCGGAACAGCTCGGCTCCAGCTCCACCACCACCCTGGAGTGGCACAACGAGGACGCCTTCCACCCGCTGCGCGCCGACTGGATCCTGCTGGCGGGAATCCGCAACCACGACCGGGTGCCGACCACCTTCGCCACCGCCCAGGACATCGAACTGGAGGACCGGGTGCGGGAGGTGCTCTTCCAGGAACGCTTCGTCATCCTGCCGGACGAGTCGCACACCGCCGCCTTCAACAGCAGGACCACCGGCCTGGACGAGGAGAGCTGGGTCGCCGAGGCGTTCCGTGACATCGCCGACCAGCAGACGGCGCCGCGCCGGACGGCGGTCCTCTCCGGCGACCGCGAGGCTCCCTACATCCGCATCGATCCGGCCTTCATGCCACGGTCCCTGGACAGTGAGGCGCTGGAGGCGCTCGACGCGGTGACCGCGGCCATCGACGCCGCGCTGCGGGACGTCGTGGTCGGCCCCGGTGAGCTGCTCATCGTGGACAACAAGCGGGCCGTCCACGGGCGGCGGCCGTTCGCCGCGCGCTACGACGGCACCGACCGGTGGCTGCGGCGCATCAACGTGCTCGCCGACCTGCGCCGGGCCGGCGGACGGCGCTTCGCGCCGCACCGCCGGGCCCTGGTCTGA